AACTCGTCGAGAAAAACCGCGATGCGCGGGAGCTTGTGCTCTTTCGCCGCAGTAATCAATTTTCGCGCTGCGACGCGGAGCTTGCGGAGCGTCATCTCCTCCCGCTTCCCTACCCCAACCGCGAGCTCAAGCCGCCAGCTTGCCTTTTCACAGAGCCGCGTGTCCTCGCCCTCGGTGAGCCGCACCGGCACAATCTCTTTCGGCAGCGTATTATCTGATGCCGTCAGTGAAATTTTCATACGTGCAGGAAGTATATATGGTCGTGTTTTCGTGAGCCACTTGACAAATCAAAATTATGCGTCGCTTGATAGTTTCAGTCTGATACTCTATACTACCCAACAGCAAAACGTTCCTGAAAATGTTCTTGAGTCTTACCCTTAACGATGGTAGGAGGCAGCATGGCGGCAAGAAAAGAGCAGTTAGTTGCGGAAGCGGAAGCGTTTGCGCGCACGGTCCATGCCAATCAGGTCCGTCCGAACCGTGTCCGAGAACCCGTTACGTCGCATCTCAGAGAAGTTGCCGAGCTCGTACAACGATCCGGCGGCACTGACGAGGAAATTGCTGCGGCGTGGCTGCATGACAGTGTGGAGGACACACCAACAACCCTCGACGAGATCATCGTAGAATTCGGGATAGAGGTTGGAACTGCTGTGGGCGGCATGACCGATCCGCCAGAGTTTGAAGGATTTCCAACTCTTGAGCGTAAAACGCGCCAAGCAGAGCGTGTGCGCCACAAAAATCGAAGCATCAA
This region of bacterium genomic DNA includes:
- a CDS encoding HD domain-containing protein, which produces MAARKEQLVAEAEAFARTVHANQVRPNRVREPVTSHLREVAELVQRSGGTDEEIAAAWLHDSVEDTPTTLDEIIVEFGIEVGTAVGGMTDPPEFEGFPTLERKTRQAERVRHKNRSIKRVKIADQTSNLRSVAVDPPIAWGKQKCLDYIEGARRIAVVCYGVSTYLDFEFLKAYHRALQAHS